A genomic region of Aspergillus oryzae RIB40 DNA, chromosome 1 contains the following coding sequences:
- a CDS encoding uncharacterized protein (predicted protein) — protein MSRDGSDRDSAWSKDSLGGCLWRRGSYTGGDIDGPERAADDGGMAGRGTCLPSSSRSSAVAFADHVQFNNSLLRPSFFVGRTSPLAMASSIGSSHRRPFKQSRPVRSSRTQVQYHEESSSEDRLDEDLNSDHEQSRRLSLSLRPRDLNRMPVSYREDSTDDNFEGGASDVEPETSVPVETSNRTYSLTEPSSYRNSRRPRRKRTVETRSQTKRSKRTSNNKRLELGRPLNKRRKVEEDTSPLVGSGVIPPWQALPYHILFDIFYSAAYPLVDEKTATRNSSVQWLVNVSLLCRTFHEPAMAALYHCPPLIPPAKAHGLLNLLSKPQESLSTNYVNKIRELHIDAEILLSYKSGPTLGYFELPRLIDRAPQVKTLRLYHSDDYVVGLPLWQRTKWAYPESLFTSLISSSIRLRSWDWNSRFMETNALLPFMMEKHLQASFSGLRELRLLHIASEDSDVDDPADVSNEREVVLATALKELPELHRLEFLECSIVNEHLLPNLSPTLTSLTINNCDEVTTSNFSAFLASHGQHLRDLALSHNRHLSLSFIVGLAQSCRSLEKFKMDISIHDLSSYHDVEPHFRELLNSSEVPTWPSTLQDIELIQLRKWDDTTADVFFTSLLDAAPELRNLRRLVISAILKIGWRDRASFREKWIGRLEKVFLRRSALPDATLSTIPRASRPPVPGSSTASIVGDNTTTRPDSLGSGFSTPSKRKSARLAQQKLSELEDDARLSASRRPTPDSDDNKKPLAIQGMCDVVMVRIDNQRPSETQFNEEDFLDDEVSGDEDWNGNDMDAGDTAHAW, from the coding sequence TGCCTCCCTTCGAGCTCTCGGTCGAGCGCTGTCGCATTCGCAGATCATGTGCAATTTAATAACTCTCTGCTTCGTCCCTCATTCTTCGTAGGGCGAACCAGCCCACTCGCTATGGCCTCTTCTATAGGCTCATCTCACCGTCGGCCTTTCAAGCAGTCCCGTCCTGTTCGCTCCAGCCGCACGCAGGTTCAATACCATGAAGAAAGCAGCTCAGAAGATCGACTTGATGAAGACCTCAATTCCGACCATGAACAATCCAGacgtctctctctttccttgcgCCCACGCGATTTGAATCGCATGCCCGTGTCATATCGCGAAGACTCCACGGATGACAATTTCGAAGGGGGTGCAAGCGATGTGGAACCAGAAACTTCAGTGCCCGTTGAAACCTCGAATCGAACATACTCCCTTACCGAACCATCAAGTTACCGCAATTCACGTAGACCCCGACGTAAACGGACTGTGGAAACAAGATCCCAAACTAAACGGTCGAAGAGAACCTCTAATAATAAGCGCTTGGAATTGGGCAGGCCCCTCAATAAACGAAGGAAAGTGGAGGAGGATACTAGCCCGCTCGTGGGCTCTGGTGTCATCCCCCCTTGGCAAGCTCTTCCTTACCACATACTATTTGATATATTCTATAGCGCTGCATATCCCTTAGTGGATGAGAAGACGGCAACCAGAAACAGCTCAGTACAATGGCTTGTGAATGTCTCTCTGCTTTGTCGCACTTTCCACGAGCCTGCGATGGCTGCTTTATACCACTGCCCCCCACTGATACCTCCCGCCAAAGCACACGGACTGCTCAACCTGTTATCCAAACCGCAGGAGTCCCTTTCGACTAATTACGTTAACAAAATTAGAGAATTACATATCGACGCAGAGATCCTTCTATCCTATAAAAGTGGCCCGACCCTGGGATATTTCGAACTGCCAAGGTTGATAGACAGAGCACCCCAAGTGAAAACACTGCGCCTCTATCATAGCGACGACTATGTTGTCggtcttcctctctggcaGAGGACAAAATGGGCTTATCCTGAAAGTCTTTTTACGTCACTTATATCAAGCTCGATCCGCCTGCGCAGTTGGGATTGGAACAGCCGCTTCATGGAAACAAATGCGCTACTTCCATTTATGATGGAAAAACACCTTCAAGCTTCATTCAGCGGTTTACGGGAGCTCAGGTTGCTGCATATTGCCTCGGAAGATTCTGACGTGGATGACCCTGCTGATGTGTCAAATGAGAGGGAAGTTGTCCTTGCGACAGCGCTTAAAGAACTCCCAGAGCTACATCGCTTGGAATTCCTGGAGTGTTCGATTGTCAATGAACATCTTTTGCCCAACTTATCTCCAACGTTGACGTCGCTGACAATAAATAACTGCGATGAAGTAACCACATCAAACTTTAGTGCATTTCTTGCATCCCATGGCCAGCATCTTCGGGACTTGGCTCTAAGTCACAATCGCCATTTGAGTCTGTCTTTCATAGTAGGCCTGGCTCAATCCTGTCGAAGTCTTGAGAAATTCAAAATGGACATCTCAATACATGACTTGTCTAGTTATCATGACGTCGAACCTCACTTCAGGGAGCTTCTCAATAGCTCAGAGGTTCCAACGTGGCCATCAACGTTGCAAGACATTGAGTTGATACAGCTGCGCAAATGGGACGACACGACGGCGGATGTATTCTTCACATCCCTTCTTGATGCAGCTCCTGAATTGAGAAACTTGCGGCGATTAGTGATTAGCGCGATTCTCAAGATTGGGTGGCGCGATCGTGCATCCTTTCGAGAAAAATGGATTGGCAGGCTCGAGAAGGTCTTTTTAAGGCGCAGTGCACTTCCAGATGCCACCCTTAGCACAATTCCTCGTGCCTCTCGGCCGCCAGTACCTGGTAGCTCGACTGCTAGCATAGTTGGGGACAATACCACTACTCGGCCAGATTCTCTCGGTAGTGGATTTTCAACACCCTCGAAACGAAAAAGCGCCCGCCTCGCTCAGCAAAAGCTTTctgagcttgaggatgatgctCGTTTAAGCGCATCTCGCCGCCCAACGCCCGACAGTGACGATAATAAAAAGCCGCTCGCTATTCAAGGTATGTGTGACGTGGTTATGGTTCGCATCGACAATCAACGTCCAAGTGAAACACAATTCAATGAGGAAGatttccttgatgatgaagtgaGTGGTGATGAAGACTGGAATGGAAATGATATGGATGCGGGCGATACAGCACACGCCTGGTAA
- a CDS encoding CVNH domain-containing protein (predicted protein), whose product MFQDSARDVRVEDNRFLAAELRQTDGNWRFARVDLNEHIGNENGHFQWGGRNFSETARNVHFGFEGGAHVPVLRAELRTPAGTWEPRDVNLDERVFNNNGHFEFQY is encoded by the exons ATGTTCCAGGATTCAGCTCGCGACGTTCGTGTCGAGGACAACAGATTCTTGGCTGCTGAACTCAGACAGACTGACGGTAACTGGCGTTTCGCGCGAGTAGATCTAAATGAGCATATCGGAAACGAGAATG GCCACTTTCAATGGGGTGGAAGGAACTTCTCCGAGACTGCCAGAAACGTTCACTTCGGGTTCGAGGGCGGTGCACATGTCCCTGTGCTCCGCGCCGAATTGCGCACCCCGGCTGGTACATGGGAGCCGCGCGATGTCAACCTTGACGAACGTGTCTTCAATAACAATGGACACTTTGAGTTCCAGTACTAA
- a CDS encoding putative histone h1.3. (predicted protein) has product MPINWTDPQADAKLLVGIITLHNVKLDYKALAEYMGQGVLYVSTRQRTQELSQTAGCTSSAIQHRVQRIKEKFRNDPPAEGTATGTSPGSAPQPDEGSAPDSSPTKPKRGRPAKRGAKGSPSKKAKASVEHDSA; this is encoded by the exons ATGCCTATCAATTGGACTGATCCGCAGGCTGATGCCAAA CTTCTGGTCGGCATCATCACCCTGCATAATGTCAAGCTCGACTACAAAGCTTTAGCCGAATACATGGGTCAAGGTGTGTTATACGTCTCAACCCGTCAAAGAACACAAGAACTAAGCCAAACTGCAGGCTGCACATCTAGTGCCATTCAGCACAGAGTCCAGCGTATCAAGGAGAAATTCCGTAATGATCCTCCTGCGGAAGGTACTGCTACTGGTACTTCTCCTGGCTCTGCCCCTCAGCCGGACGAAGGCAGTGCTCCCGATTCGTCTCCCACAAAGCCCAAGAGAGGAAGACCGGCGAAGAGAGGCGCAAAAGGCTCCCCTTCTAAGAAGGCTAAAGCCAGCGTTGAGCATGATTCTGCTTAG
- a CDS encoding uncharacterized protein (predicted protein) — MRQMVKAANNGADGHFSIGKGAGTNPGSATATPCKRGKNATAIPKTPTSAKRKNTSKFDDVFGDDGDVLVKEEGEGTPVKKPLRSASAGVNQGHAGVSLKIEPLDDDDAVLMDESPSKRVRRASVLPPGMALNA; from the exons ATGCGCCAGATGGTAAAGGCAGCCAACAACGGCGCCGATGGCCACTTCAGTATCGGAAAGGGAGCCGGTACCAACCCTGGCAGTGCAACGGCGACTCCCTgcaagagaggcaagaatGCGACGGCCATCCCTAAGACTCCAACTTCTGCAAAGCGTAAGAATACTTCTAAGTTTGATGATGTttttggtgatgatggggatGTGCTTGTtaaggaggaaggggaagggacCCCGGTAAAAAAGCCGCTCAGgtctgcttctgctggtgTGAACCAGGGCCACGCCGGTGTGTCACTTAAGATCGAGCcactggatgatgatgatgctgtccTTATGGATGAATCTCCTTCGAAGCGTGTCCGTAGGGCCAGTGTTCTCCCTCCTGGTATG GCGCTCAATGCGTGA
- a CDS encoding uncharacterized protein (predicted protein): protein MVVNWKNHESIDRLIASLLAAHPDLKLDYHAMALFFGQGSTYDSIEGRFRRYRKIADELRDEAHSRGITGIPRNAGRNYTSGRSATSTPRTPRGPRGITKSTPSSSRSRNCHQTPAKRNTKPGRTAMDAIYVDDVDTEEESKIEPEIPSVPSDSGEDDVKVVDSPSIKIKKERVEHNTAGLFSAMTPKKEEQTSGFGPSAVSTPARGIQGHDGARYPVAMNEDPFSMIRDYLKHEHGGNMDDIYRGAA from the exons ATGGTGGTGAACTGGAAGAACCACGAGAGCATAGACCGTCTCATTGCATCTCTACTTGCAGCCCACCCAGATCTCAAG CTCGACTACCACGCCATGGCTCTCTTTTTTGGACAAGGATCGACATATGACTCAATCGAGGGCCGATTCCGCCGCTATCGCAAGATAGCAGACGAGCTGAGAGACGAAGCCCACAGCCGTGGCATCACAGGTATCCCCCGCAATGCAGGGCGCAACTATACATCAGGTAGAAGCGCCACTTCAACCCCTAGAACTCCTCGAGGCCCACGTGGCATCACCAAGAGCACCCCATCATCCAGCAGGAGCAGAAATTGTCACCAGACCCCAGCCAAGCGAAATACCAAGCCTGGTAGAACTGCCATGGATGCAATCTATGTCGATGATGTCGATACAGAGGAGGAGTCGAAGATTGAACCTGAGATTCCTAGTGTTCCTTCTGACAGCGGAGAGGACGATGTCAAGGTTGTTGATTCTCCAAGCATCAAGattaaaaaggaaagagttGAGCACAATACGGCTGGTCTCTTTTCTGCCATGACTCCcaaaaaggaggaacaaaCTAGCGGCTTTGGACCCAGTGCAGTGTCGACCCCTGCACGTGGTATTCAGGGTCATGACGGAGCCCGTTACCCTGTCGCGATGAATGAGGATCCATTCAGTATGATCAGAGATTACTTGAAACATGAGCACGGCGGCAACATGGACGACATTTATCGCGGAGCAGCTTAA
- a CDS encoding uncharacterized protein (predicted protein): MLSAAQKLNALEFGEERFPDPIHVFVQFLHMVSPGQVVVTCKHLRVSSRQCVVRVEVARTTASGKPSTPATVGIVTCANISKEEGLTQHSKPAFAVPLPNRRIECVKIDDPVVDSTPVTSKLNWVSPKAANGLWGHRVGGHHREVWVSFRDGSNISDLLHLALLSDMVSGYASSV; the protein is encoded by the coding sequence ATGCTTTCCGCCGCACAAAAGTTGAACGCCCTTGAATTTGGCGAAGAACGGTTTCCCGACCCCATCCATGTCTTCGTGCAGTTTCTGCACATGGTTTCTCCTGGAcaggtggtggtgacctGCAAACACCTCCGGGTCTCTTCTCGGCAGTGCGTGGTAAGGGTAGAAGTAGCGAGAACTACAGCGTCCGGGAAACCAAGTACTCCTGCTACCGTGGGGATCGTTACATGCGCCAACATCTCGAAAGAGGAAGGCCTTACGCAACACAGTAAGCCGGCTTTCGCTGTCCCACTTCCGAACCGACGCATCGAGTGTGTCAAGATTGACGACCCCGTGGTCGACTCAACCCCAGTGACGAGTAAACTGAATTGGGTTTCACCGAAAGCAGCCAATGGCCTTTGGGGCCACCGTGTCGGGGGTCATCACCGCGAGGTGTGGGTGTCATTCCGCGATGGCTCTAACATCtccgaccttcttcatctggctTTGTTGTCAGACATGGTAAGCGGTTACGCGTCCTCCGTATAG
- a CDS encoding uncharacterized protein (predicted protein) has protein sequence MALVQSLEESASSESIWRHLRGHHGISKTSFNVPARITDHPSTPTESKVTSGLLYNDVAVEHSGRGIQLTVNEQQCLISLCRNMMDHYELGHYPKSFWIRISAALQEQTGRRYSWQSCRRRIIGYITKRKAYWAAYKYNHIPECDMHSEVADDVDSWMGSCDRKLGRPVRHEVALKAAEKPEEAPPLRGSVQQLIKYTRVSNWVESLPPPAEMDPLPTKFGIPSLSWCPPFSSHQSFSHTQSPSQSPVLNEISMYRQRAGAPRGIHLAPSNTPSYRGQPTEQQERPKLSPLTNGAVQPQASPGVVPETSHNTQAGNKRPRDDDDNDDAAHDRPAHRLRQDEPSHPSATITLNQESALNGTTAVDSSVENTFGKLWERVAPLFKDPVLAQGPAALKSESIMRDLFSEIGTALTKAFTRMREDNDGHEKI, from the coding sequence ATGGCTTTGGTACAATCCTTAGAAGAGTCGGCCTCGTCAGAATCGATTTGGAGACACCTTCGTGGCCATCATGGAATAAGCAAGACATCGTTCAATGTCCCCGCCAGAATTACCGATCATCCTTCCACCCCAACGGAATCAAAAGTCACTTCCGGTTTACTCTACAACGATGTCGCAGTTGAACACTCCGGTCGGGGGATTCAACTCACTGTTAACGAGCAACAATGCCTCATAAGTTTGTGTAGAAATATGATGGACCATTACGAACTGGGACACTACCCAAAAAGTTTCTGGATTCGCATCTCCGCGGCACTACAGGAGCAAACTGGCCGCCGATATTCGTGGCAGTCATGTCGACGACGCATTATCGGCTATATCACGAAACGCAAGGCGTACTGGGCTGCTTACAAATATAATCACATTCCGGAGTGTGACATGCACAGCGAAGTCGCAGACGACGTTGATTCCTGGATGGGCTCGTGCGATAGAAAGTTGGGACGGCCTGTGCGCCATGAAGTCGCCTTGAAAGCGGCCGAAAAACCCGAAGAAGCCCCGCCACTTCGGGGATCAGTTCAGCAACTGATTAAGTACACTCGGGTCTCAAATTGGGTTGAAAGCCTTCCGCCACCCGCAGAGATGGACCCTTTACCAACGAAATTCGGCATTCCTTCATTGAGCTGGTGCCCGCCTTTCTCGAGTCACCAGTCATTTTCCCATACCCAGTCTCCGAGCCAATCACCGGTGCTCAACGAGATCTCTATGTACCGTCAGCGGGCGGGCGCTCCTCGTGGCATTCATCTCGCACCGTCTAACACTCCCTCCTACAGAGGCCAGCCTACGGAGCAACAGGAGAGGCCGAAACTCTCCCCATTAACCAATGGTGCCGTTCAACCTCAGGCTTCTCCAGGCGTTGTCCCTGAGACATCTCACAACACTCAGGCCGGCAACAAACGACCTCGTGACGACGATGACAACGATGACGCAGCCCATGATCGTCCCGCTCATCGTCTCCGTCAAGACGAGCCCAGCCATCCATCGGCCACCATAACTCTGAACCAGGAATCTGCTTTGAACGGCACGACAGCCGTAGACAGTTCTGTCGAGAACACGTTTGGCAAACTCTGGGAGCGAGTTGCACCACTCTTCAAGGATCCTGTTCTGGCCCAGGGCCCCGCGGCATTGAAATCCGAATCCATCATGCGCGATTTATTCAGCGAAATTGGAACGGCTCTAACTAAAGCCTTTACGAGAATgagagaagacaatgacgGACATGAGAAGATCTGA
- a CDS encoding C2H2 type zinc finger domain protein (predicted protein) has product MSIHLSAEERLEVLLRWHTICLDTMINSTVLCRYVCSCYDIAQHVSGGSRTVKPGFDMTKWVYTPDARRALLHAIAIQDIIEQLPRGRAHVIHMPSSLFAAVTIYVVFSLAGVATIHLPRTIAWQDALLSHADLNIGCDSSRASTGSETRRFVEEGHTDSPPGLGAVRNLLYEMNSMQKLFRCLISQWGIAHDMEEIVNQWITLCH; this is encoded by the coding sequence ATGAGCATTCACCTTTCCGCCGAAGAACGGCTCGAAGTTCTTCTCCGTTGGCATACTATATGCCTCGATACTATGATTAACTCGACCGTTCTTTGTAGGTATGTCTGTTCCTGCTACGACATTGCGCAACATGTATCCGGAGGCTCTCGAACAGTTAAGCCCGGGTTTGATATGACGAAGTGGGTCTACACGCCTGATGCACGTCGTGCTTTGCTGCATGCTATTGCGATTcaggatatcatcgaacAACTTCCACGAGGACGAGCTCATGTAATTCATATGCCAAGCTCCCTCTTCGCGGCAGTGACAATCTATGTCGTGTTCTCGCTCGCCGGAGTGGCAACAATCCACCTCCCACGGACTATTGCTTGGCAGGACGCGCTTCTTTCGCATGCCGATTTAAACATAGGTTGTGACAGTAGTCGGGCATCTACTGGCTCCGAAACAAGGCGCtttgttgaagaaggccaCACAGACTCACCACCTGGACTAGGAGCCGTGAGGAACCTGCTTTATGAGATGAATTCAATGCAGAAGCTGTTCCGCTGTCTCATATCTCAGTGGGGCATTGCCCACGATATGGAAGAGATCGTTAACCAGTGGATTACCCTGTGTCATTAG
- a CDS encoding uncharacterized protein (predicted protein), with translation MALGSLYLGPKDAVAKGEALWRLAHTAVATSWQSLITHRGPYDACKGVQLLITALLGQIYGALSKNRLIRTTSQVFRPLGFLWARHCGMLDSEPFSVESLPFPNASMEEKERQWRTWAAREIQQRALLAYHVLDGLVAQMSGDGTSTRHVANPLILPSSEAAFDASNVDEWLAHMRSQRFLPSPFGSFLKAYSLWYQTRTRVTL, from the exons ATGGCTTTGGGTTCCTTGTACCTGGGCCCAAAAGATGCAGTTGCAAAA GGGGAAGCGTTATGGCGGCTGGCACATACTGCTGTTGCTACCTCG TGGCAATCGTTAATCACGCATCGTGGCCCCTATGATGCATGTAAAGGCGTCCAGCTTCTTATCACTGCCCTCCTCGGTCAGATATATGGTGCCCTATCCAAG AATAGACTCATTCGCACCACGAGTCAAGTCTTCCGTCCACTCGGATTCCTCTGGGCCCGGCATTGCGGCATGTTAGATAGCGAACCCTTTTCCGTGGAGAGCTTGCCATTCCCCAACGCAtcaatggaggagaaagagcGTCAATGGCGAACATGGGCTGCACGAGAGATCCAACAGCGTGCATTGCTTGCGTATCATGTTCTTGACGGTCTTGTTGCACAGATGTCAGGTGACGGTACATCGACGCGCCATGTTGCCAATCCCCTTATTCTCCCTAGCAGTGAAGCTGCATTTGATGCCAGCAACGTGGATGAATGGCTGGCACATATGCGCTCTCAACG CTTTCTGCCTTCTCCCTTCGGGTCATTCTTGAAGGCCTACAGTCTCTGGTATCAGACTCGGACGAGAGTGACCTTGTAG
- a CDS encoding putative MFS transporter (synaptic vesicle transporter SVOP and related transporters (major facilitator superfamily)), whose protein sequence is MTASMEMQRPHQNDDVQDATQPGKVDVDFVESTAGAIPTSYSDIVESRISKAHRDYLLERHGTLELDPIPSMDPADPYNWPSWKKLANLVLVAIHACMGTFAAAGIIPAYATIAEEYNVTVQKASYLTSLQIAILGGAPLFWKPMSNRYGRRPIFLISLMCSLVCNVGCAKSTDYASTAACRALQAFFISPASAIGSAVVMETYFKRDRAKYMGVWTLLVTLGIPLGPFIFGFVAYRAGYVWIYWVLAIVNGVQFVLYLFLGPETRYVGSNVNPNQAAWKREYLSLRRIDPTPFSWWEFVKPLTMVMYPSVMIPAAAYAMVFLLSNVLATVEVPELLQEKFELNTEQLGMQFLGPIIGSVIGEQLGGRLSDLWMNTRAKKIQRKPEPEHRLWLSYIGFICSIVGLIVFLVCTQESASGHWNVAPIIGIAIGAAGNQIVTTVLITYAVDCYPTEAASVGVCITFVRQIWGFLGPFWFPPMFESVGVAASAGVGCALLVGVSVIPTLCLHFMGRRWRPDINA, encoded by the exons ATGACTGCGTCAATGGAGATGCAGAGGCCTCATCAAAATGACGACGTCCAAGATGCCACTCAGCCGGGGAAAGTGGATGTGGACTTTGTAGAGAGCACGGCGGGAGCCATCCCTACAAGTTATTCCGATATCGTGGAATCTCGCATTTCAAAAGCACACAGAGACTACCTGTTGGAGCGTCACGGCACACTAGAACTCGATCCCATCCCTAGCATGGATCCAGCGGATCCGTACAACTGGCCGTCCTGGAAG AAACTGGCCAATCTAGTTTTGGTAGCTATTCACGCATGTATGGGTAcctttgctgctgctggtatCATTCCAGCTTATGCAAC GATTGCGGAGGAGTACAACGTTACCGTCCAGAAAGCGAGTTATCTGACATCGCTCCAGATCGCCATCTTGGGGGGGGCCCCGCTGTTCTGGAAGCCCATGTCTAATCGCTATGGACGTCGTCCCATCTTCCTTATCTCCCTGATGTGCAGTCTAGTATGTAATGTGGGGTGTGCGAAAAGCACAGACTATGCATCAACTGCCGCCTGTAGAGCTTTGCAAGCATTTTTCATCTCTCCAGCGTCTG CTATTGGAAGTGCTGTTGTGATGGAGACCTATTTTAAGAGAGACCGTGCCAAGTACATGGGTGTATGGACACTGTTGGTCACCTTGGGAATTCCCCTCGGTCCATTTATCTTTGGTTTTGTCGCATATCGGGCAGGCTACGTGTGGATCTACTGGGTCCTAGCAATA GTCAACGGTGTCCAGTTCGTCTTGTATCTCTTCTTGGGCCCAGAAACTCGGTATGTTGGCAGCAAtgtcaaccccaaccaagCTGCGTGGAAGAGAGAGTATCTTTCACTCCGTCGAATCGACCCGACTCCCTTCTCGTGGTGGGAGTTCGTTAAGCCTCTTACCATGGTTATGTATCCCTCTGTTATGATCCCAGCCGCGGCGTACGCAATGGTTTTCTTATTGAGCAACGTGTTGGCGACCGTTGAAGTACCAGAACTACTCCAGGAAAAGTTCGAGCTGAACACCGAGCAACTCGGTATGCAGTTCCTGGGTCCCATTATCGGCTCCGTCATTGGCGAGCAATTAGGAGGTAGACTATCGGACCTCTGGATGAACACACGAgcaaagaagatccagcgGAAACCCGAGCCAGAGCACCGTCTGTGGCTCAGCTACATTGGCTTCATCTGTTCCATTGTAGGTCTGATCGTCTTCCTGGTGTGCACTCAGGAATCTGCATCAGGCCACTGGAACGTAGCACCTATCATCGGTATCGCTATTGGAGCTGCCGGCAACCAGATTGTAACCACCGTCCTTATCACGTACGCCGTGGACTGCTATCCCACCGAAGCTGCCAGTGTCGGAGTGTGTATCACGTTCGTTCGACAGATCTGGGGTTTCTTAGGGCCGTTTTG GTTTCCGCCTATGTTTGAATCGGTCGGTGTGGCCGCAAGTGCGGGTGTTGGGTGCGCTCTCCTCGTGGGTGTCAGTGTTATTCCGACTCTCTGCCTCCACTTCATGGGTCGGAGATGGCGTCCAGATATCAATGCATGA
- a CDS encoding uncharacterized protein (predicted protein), whose protein sequence is MSAFPFPIKPVFCEGHTPCECDETYFQALRDWVRLAAAFGWPETVRKVALSYLSRVKSLEDTVIMIDSVRICPHGQMAMLGAELPLEYRERYATINVAWLNNVPLVYTLFRWFNGDTIHRICLESAAEWVAYEEHMLDNEASSGLFKRKDFKCLQDPTSVAQIMQDGNRTVESVVSDVRVVTIF, encoded by the coding sequence ATGTCTGCCTTCCCATTCCCGATCAAGCCGGTCTTCTGCGAGGGCCATACACCATGCGAGTGCGATGAGACCTATTTCCAAGCTCTGAGGGACTGGGTGCGACTGGCTGCTGCCTTTGGCTGGCCGGAGACTGTGAGAAAAGTTGCGCTGTCCTACCTGTCAAGGGTCAAATCGTTGGAAGATACCGTTATCATGATCGACTCCGTTCGAATCTGCCCCCATGGTCAGATGGCTATGCTGGGCGCCGAGTTGCCTCTTGAATACCGGGAGAGGTACGCCACAATCAATGTTGCGTGGCTGAACAACGTCCCGCTTGTTTACACCTTATTCCGTTGGTTCAACGGGGACACCATCCACCGTATTTGCCTTGAATCTGCTGCGGAATGGGTCGCGTATGAAGAACACATGCTCGATAATGAGGCTTCGTCGGGGCTgttcaagagaaaagactTCAAGTGCCTCCAAGATCCTACATCCGTGGCGCAGATAATGCAAGATGGCAATCGCACCGTTGAATCGGTTGTGTCTGACGTACGCGTGGTCACTATCTTCTAG
- a CDS encoding fumarylacetoacetate hydrolase family protein (2-keto-4-pentenoate hydratase/2-oxohepta-3-ene-1,7-dioic acid hydratase (catechol pathway)): MSKIASTFSRLVRFVPKSNPSKVLIGEPVDAQLDVGLALYQGKEVSVRPFTGASVLNPGQKTESTEIISRILSPLSQNEVGSIRCIGLNYTSHAAEMKLSIPDVPTLFIKPPTALSDPWPAPTILPKITQVDNTGDYESEMVIVIGRDAKDVSEADALDYVLGYTAANDVSSRTSQMNQSQWCFSKGFDTSCPIGPTLVSAALFPDASKFQIRGLKNGKVLQDCPLTDLIFSVPKLVSFLSQGTTLPAGTIILTGTPPGVGAAKNPKEFLKNGDEFAVELLPHVGTLVTKIENHK; the protein is encoded by the exons ATGTCTAAAATCGCATCGACCTTCTCGC GCCTTGTGCGCTTTGTCCCTAAGTCGAACCCGTCTAAGGTTCTGATCGGCGAGCCGGTAGATGCGCAACTTGATGTCGGATTGGCTCTTTACCAGGGCAAGGAAGTCTCAGTGCGACCATTCACTGGAGCATCCGTCCTTAACCCAGGCCAGAAGACAGAGTCCACTGAGATCATCAGCCGGATTCTCTCCCCTCTGTCGCAAAATGAGGTCGGATCGATCAGATGTATTGGGCTGAAC TATACCTCTCACGCCGCCGAGATGAAACTCTCTATCCCAGATGTTCCAACTTTGTTCATTAAGCCACCGACAGCCCTCTCGGACCCATGGCCTGCGCCAACCATTCTTCCTAAGATCACACAGGTTGATAACACGGGCGACTATGAGTCCGAAATGGTTATTGTTATTGGTCGCGATGCGAAGGATGTTAGCGAGGCTGATGCACTGGACTATGTCCTTGGCTACACGGCAGCAAACGATGTTTCAAGCCGCACGTCACAGATGAACCAGAGTCAATGGTGTTTCTCCAAGGGATTCGACACCTCGTGCCCGATCG GTCCGACCCTCGTTTCTGCGGCACTGTTCCCGGATGCCAGCAAATTCCAGATCCGCGGCCTGAAGAACGGAAAAGTGCTGCAGGATTGTCCTCTAAC GGACTTGATATTCAGCGTGCCCAAGCTCGTCAGCTTTTTGTCTCAGGGAACAACTCTGCCAGCAGGAACTATTATCTTGACTGGAACTCCGCCTGGCGTGGGAGCTGCAAAGAACCCTAAGGAGTTCTTGAAGAATGGAGATGAGTTCGCCGTTGAATTGCTTCCTCACGTCGGAACCCTGGTGACAAAGATTGAAAACCATAAATGA